Proteins co-encoded in one Oncorhynchus tshawytscha isolate Ot180627B linkage group LG34, Otsh_v2.0, whole genome shotgun sequence genomic window:
- the LOC121841791 gene encoding zinc finger protein 34-like produces the protein MANCMVFHTQIASIMEVLANAAVAEICKLVDDDYAVFRLEITRSQKENMALRRKLLESKVARERAERTTRERVLASRPCSAKTLVRCRGMARGEGHLTGGYRSFVKPAGHNTWRDDQPITVDEWSGTSTQQVIVIESADAEAAGPGVKLERSEGEEDPKHSRDIQTGLAGVPPVATEDPTITPAQPRTQCSITEVNGMPNAILKSETDTKTLTVLERLGCPPAPRSKYLLHGNLSPRTVLSHQDSGDALQTGNDPSCSYVTETEMIPGDMPVGLDTQTNPMRGDWNRYSSSVYSEGRLDKKGEGLVIDEMTVKVEGDAPLTWNADKTHLGGQPQVNTSDFLDYRESLQANPNVATHYPLHSLRDRDPVSTSMAPSDSHGRVLFDQVLNSNDMARAQAQGGGATSGGSKEKRFLCMFCNKGFSYPQKVEIHQRIHTGEKPFSCNQCHMRFAQAGTLKRHQRVHTGEKPYSCTQCQMRFAQACNLKMHLKVHMGERSSDV, from the exons atggctaactgtatggtgtttcacactcaaatagcctccattaTGGAGGTTctagcgaatgcagccgtggcagagatctgtaaactcgtagacgatgactatgcagtgtttcgtttggaaataactcgaagccagaaagaaaacatggcattgcggaggaaactacTGGAATCGAAAGTGGCACGGGAGCGCGCAGAGAGGACAACGCGAGAACGCGTTCTCGCCAGTCGTCCCTGTAGTGCCAAGACCCTCGTCCGATGcagaggaatggcaagag GTGAAGGGCATCTCACTGGAGGCTacaggagctttgtgaagccagcgggacacaatacatggagagatgaccaaccaatcactgttgatgagtggagtggaacctcaacccagcaagttattgtgatagag TCTGCAGATGCAGAGGCTGCAGGTCCTGGGGTCAAGCTGGAGaggtctgaaggagaggaggacccaaaacacagcagagacatccagactggaTTGGCTGGAGTGCCCCCTGTAGCTACGGAGGACCCCACCATCACCCCAGCGCAGCCTAGGACCCAATGCAGCATAACGGAGGTCAATGGAATGCCAAACGCCAtcctcaagtcagagacagacacaaaaaCTTTAACAGTGCTGGAGCGACTGGGCTGTCCTCCTGCTCCCCGTTCAAAGTATTTACTTCACGGTAACCTGAGCCCGAGGACGGTTCTGTCCCATCAGGACTCGGGTGACGCATTACAGACTGGCAATGATCCATCCTGTTCAtatgttacagagacagagatgataccTGGTGACATGCCTGTGGGCTTAGATACACAGACTAATCCAATGAGAGGGGACTGGAaccggtacagtagtagtgtatactctgaagggCGCCTAGATAAGAAAGGAGAGGGTCTGGTCATAGATGAGAtgactgtgaaagtggagggCGATGCTCCTCTGACATGGAATGCAGACAAGACTCACTTAGGAGGCCAGCCGCAGGTTAACACTAGTGACTTCTTAGACTACAGGGAAAGCTTACAGGCAAATCCAAATGTTGCAACCCACTACCCTTTACACTCGCTCAGGGATCGCGACCCTGTGTCCACGTCGATGGCACCTTCCGATTCACACGGACGCGTCCTTTTCgatcaggtattgaactcaaacGACATGGCTAGAGCCCAGGCTCAGGGAGGGGGAGCAACATCAGGCGGTAGTAAAGAGAAAAGGTTCCTCTGCATGTTttgtaacaaaggcttcagctacccccagaaggtggagatccaccagaggatcCACACAGGGGAAAAACCCTTCAGCTGTAAccagtgtcacatgcgctttGCTCAGGCCGGCACCCTGAAGagacaccagagggtccacacaggggagaaaccttatagctgtacccagtgtcaaaTGCGCTTCGCCCAGGCTTGCAacctgaagatgcacctgaaggtccatATGGGAGAAAGGTCTTCTGACGTTTAG